One Pseudomonas brassicacearum genomic region harbors:
- a CDS encoding MFS transporter, with protein sequence MAHEIPPRVQDEVVAELKDIYIEKGTPMFMRTVLALFSGGFATFALLYCVQPMMPLLSTEFSINAAQSSLILSVATGLLAIGLLITGPISDRIGRKPVMVAALFAASVCTIASAMMPTWHGVLLLRALVGLSLSGLAAVAMTYLSEEIHPKHIGLAMGLYIAGNAIGGMCGRLITGVLIDFVSWHTAMLVIGGLALIAAAVFWRILPESRNFRPRSLHPRSLLDGFTLHFRDAGLPLLFLEAFVLMGAFVTLFNYIGYRLLAQPYHLDQAFVGLLSVVYLSGIYSSAKVGALADKLGRRKMLWATIALMLAGLMLTMATPLWLVVLGMLVFTFGFFGAHSVASSWIGRRALQAKGQASSLYLFSYYAGSSVAGTAGGVAWHLGGWNGVGLFIGGLLVVALCVAVKLAKLPLLPGNVQV encoded by the coding sequence CTGGCCCATGAAATCCCACCTCGTGTGCAAGATGAGGTCGTCGCCGAACTGAAAGACATCTACATCGAAAAAGGCACGCCCATGTTCATGCGCACGGTGCTGGCGCTGTTCAGCGGCGGTTTTGCGACGTTCGCCCTGCTGTATTGCGTGCAACCGATGATGCCGCTGTTGTCCACGGAGTTTTCCATCAATGCGGCGCAGAGCAGTCTGATCCTGTCGGTGGCGACCGGTCTGCTCGCCATCGGTCTGTTGATCACCGGCCCGATTTCCGACCGCATCGGCCGCAAGCCAGTGATGGTCGCGGCGCTGTTCGCCGCATCGGTGTGCACGATCGCCAGTGCCATGATGCCGACCTGGCACGGCGTGCTGCTGCTACGCGCCTTGGTGGGGCTGTCATTGAGCGGGTTGGCAGCGGTGGCGATGACCTACCTGAGTGAAGAAATCCATCCCAAGCACATTGGCCTGGCGATGGGGCTGTACATCGCCGGCAATGCCATCGGCGGCATGTGCGGACGCCTGATCACTGGAGTACTGATCGACTTTGTCAGCTGGCACACCGCGATGCTGGTGATTGGTGGCCTGGCCTTGATCGCGGCGGCGGTGTTCTGGAGGATTCTCCCCGAGTCGCGCAACTTCCGGCCCCGTTCACTGCATCCGCGCAGCCTGCTGGACGGTTTCACCCTGCACTTTCGCGATGCCGGATTACCGCTGCTGTTTCTCGAAGCCTTCGTCTTGATGGGTGCGTTCGTGACGCTGTTCAACTACATCGGCTACCGCCTGCTGGCCCAGCCTTATCACTTGGACCAGGCCTTTGTCGGCCTGCTGTCGGTGGTGTACCTGTCGGGCATCTACAGCTCGGCGAAAGTCGGCGCACTGGCGGACAAACTCGGCCGCCGCAAAATGCTCTGGGCGACCATCGCCCTGATGCTGGCCGGCCTCATGCTGACCATGGCCACGCCGCTGTGGCTGGTCGTGCTGGGCATGCTGGTGTTCACTTTCGGCTTCTTCGGCGCCCACTCGGTCGCCAGCAGCTGGATTGGCCGTCGTGCCCTCCAGGCCAAGGGCCAGGCGTCGTCGCTTTATCTGTTCAGCTATTACGCCGGATCGAGTGTCGCCGGTACAGCGGGTGGCGTGGCCTGGCACCTGGGTGGCTGGAACGGGGTCGGTCTGTTCATCGGTGGGTTGTTGGTGGTGGCGTTGTGCGTGGCGGTGAAATTGGCGAAATTGCCGTTGTTGCCGGGGAATGTTCAGGTTTAG
- a CDS encoding LysR family transcriptional regulator yields MELRHLRYFIAVAEELHFGRAALALGISQPPLSQQIQALEQEIGARLFERTNRRVELSEAGRLFLEEARRVLAQVDKAADVARRAQLGELGELKIGFTSSAPFNSTIPQAIFSFRQRFPAVHLNLREMSSTQVADALLDETIEVGIMRPLPLHDSLREIELSREPLVAVLSAKHPLAQANEEGLFLSALAQEPFVFFPRSYGSGLYAQLLSLARDAGFSPHFAQEAGEAMTIIGLVAAGLGVSVLPASYQRMRIDGVVYRPLLDPAAVSAVWLVQRKDQRSPMAKGFVELLTENIDTHRSA; encoded by the coding sequence ATGGAATTGCGCCACCTGCGTTACTTCATCGCCGTTGCCGAAGAACTGCATTTCGGCCGCGCCGCCCTGGCCCTGGGTATCTCCCAGCCGCCCCTGAGCCAGCAGATCCAGGCGCTGGAGCAAGAGATCGGCGCGCGTTTGTTCGAGCGCACCAATCGTCGGGTCGAACTGAGCGAGGCCGGGCGACTGTTCCTCGAAGAGGCGCGACGGGTGCTGGCCCAGGTCGACAAGGCGGCTGATGTGGCCCGCCGCGCCCAACTGGGTGAACTGGGTGAGCTGAAAATCGGCTTCACCTCTTCGGCACCGTTCAACTCCACCATTCCCCAGGCGATCTTCTCGTTCCGCCAACGCTTTCCCGCCGTGCACCTGAACCTGCGGGAAATGAGCAGTACCCAGGTGGCCGACGCACTGCTGGACGAAACGATCGAGGTGGGCATCATGCGGCCGTTGCCACTGCACGACTCCTTGAGGGAAATCGAACTCAGCCGCGAACCGCTGGTGGCCGTGCTCAGCGCCAAGCATCCATTGGCCCAGGCCAACGAAGAAGGCCTGTTTCTCTCGGCGTTGGCCCAGGAACCGTTCGTGTTCTTCCCGCGCAGCTACGGCAGCGGCCTCTACGCGCAACTCCTGAGCCTGGCCCGCGACGCCGGCTTCAGCCCGCACTTCGCCCAGGAAGCCGGCGAAGCCATGACCATTATCGGCCTGGTGGCGGCAGGTCTGGGTGTCTCGGTACTGCCAGCGTCCTACCAGCGCATGCGTATCGATGGCGTGGTCTATCGGCCGCTGCTCGATCCGGCGGCGGTCTCGGCGGTGTGGCTGGTGCAGCGCAAGGATCAGCGGTCGCCGATGGCGAAGGGGTTTGTGGAGTTGTTGACTGAAAATATAGACACCCACAGGTCGGCGTGA
- the queC gene encoding 7-cyano-7-deazaguanine synthase QueC produces MTKKAVIVFSGGQDSTTCLIHALPRYDEVHCITFDYGQRHRQEIEVAQQLCNALGVTVHKILDTTLLNELAISSLTRDNIPVPAANSDGDGLPSTFVPGRNILFLTLASIYAYQVGAKTLITGVCETDFSGYPDCRDAFVKALNNAIELGMDYPLRIETPLMWLNKAQTWALADYHGRLEFIDQQTLTCYNGIKGSGCGDCAACHLRAKGLSHYLENRAEIMNSLKTKLDL; encoded by the coding sequence ATGACAAAAAAGGCAGTCATCGTTTTCAGCGGTGGCCAGGATTCAACCACCTGCCTGATTCACGCCTTACCCCGGTACGACGAAGTTCATTGCATCACGTTCGACTACGGCCAGCGCCATCGTCAAGAAATCGAAGTGGCACAACAACTCTGCAATGCCCTTGGCGTGACCGTTCATAAAATACTGGACACCACCCTGCTCAACGAACTGGCCATCAGCAGCCTCACCCGCGACAACATTCCAGTGCCCGCGGCCAACAGCGACGGAGATGGCCTGCCCAGCACCTTCGTGCCTGGGCGCAATATTCTGTTTTTGACCCTGGCGTCTATTTATGCGTATCAGGTGGGTGCGAAAACGCTTATCACCGGTGTGTGTGAAACCGACTTCTCGGGCTATCCGGATTGCCGCGATGCGTTTGTGAAGGCGCTGAACAACGCCATTGAACTGGGCATGGACTATCCCTTGCGAATCGAGACGCCCTTGATGTGGCTGAATAAAGCCCAAACCTGGGCGCTGGCCGATTATCACGGGCGGTTGGAGTTCATCGATCAACAGACACTGACGTGCTACAACGGCATCAAGGGCAGTGGCTGCGGTGACTGCGCCGCCTGTCATCTGCGCGCAAAGGGCCTGAGCCATTACCTTGAAAACCGGGCGGAAATCATGAACAGCCTGAAGACAAAACTGGATTTATAG
- a CDS encoding dermonecrotic toxin domain-containing protein: protein MLENNPLQTASALLISQLKASQQQMIRLNDTLPRPSKVATRHLDYWFRKSFPAMADKVTVKEILVCRLHDERIPQPAHTTDASTVKRTVLETVPLNTLFWRAVAGKVNAREFFIDLASINVVTDQENVTDMPATLNSRDAKEAIKRLISLIPVSYEQLLTEALDKFWDKPSDFSPDRSIDDWLAHEFGRQLKAQADLHRLDAILGLPMHKALTEHALSALDAASRAKMAESVRPGVYSLSVTPEGWWSSVPMPGAVALTQHDNTDNPGSAILYSPGNPLQMYASLDALKTSLIEDADNVWEEVNTTPMAEDFLARLVTDLRTAQKTAVSDALLNGPGEGEEISAWIARLDAATGVRDRLDLAGAMDERTLRLYQKRLDDWLRGNPHVTGNDRVAWWRAVQDLQITMLDTPPPPDPVTLATLEALQDRTRTLLAGFIKDRYPPVDPDQVSLSIRKQLIDPHAPTGESPFGSGVALGQVKAIVDDRRSLTEWAMSNLTPDERNAAHTTVEGPLSFAQIVEVIERANVGSRLPAALQLAARKHQAEWMSLKGKQMRAQAWAAHISGDFTHDKDNTGLNLVLAALGSPAPEGRSKVNGHEVVVRQIQWGDSVLKEMLVFGVKTFTSRPSLTLYTPGAPDGKVFRDVDAGSTRELESALVQTLTATLEMTRWLISQLPLMEQADQLASLVPASDNLTLDEKIKKVTQPTFSWIKHRVKDDFASKVASPAVKGNLLKALHETQITHALKTADALTVTNAERDSAAAQEGRRNGVTLLAGAMAMFYAGRLGGVLGRAILPVMAGGAGVSAIQDEGGSFSQWTRDFISGLGEVMAEAGQDLIMARATRRRDKTRPELSSLPRMPDPELGPFLLKGFDGKGLIPEGRNLYRDTGGQGYLKLRNDYCKTAIQAGERIIYTPNNRTHQLTVTWKNGRWQIEEPQRLRGGGNIQSLFSRTPETPQQKTYSTLVEGVLVDHHWPSREVVNTVKKVIHSMPEELAERILRESMNDIAVHDIDAYRLRINQINKGLHNQAQHKKPHESLLYKFNVWQAVDYCTRDIDSQARGIQLTSAQKIKIFDMTLPLKKELFDSEGNFKMMMSSLPDNLTGALFITIIPEQGKKKAAMTKIQNDIHEVVEVAEKRVWEDLGVLFSGEGPEVAAARENYKTNPANFAEYKKKKLGAFRDEMKKRHKPGLLTEIRNNKIPYVIANKGKSQRKTLLVTGEDITNFTKNLSNYDTFDIEVVTQVPTKKVPGKSPTTSTPPVLAEASTAIDKFTVSLSTLAETQMSYDNFPEAARAKINEIMDDIRAGRATTKRINKYYWYDMAQLSPGSGRGAWRAAFERKGDTWVLQGFYDYHANKPATVWEG from the coding sequence ATGCTGGAGAACAACCCTTTACAAACCGCTAGCGCCCTGCTGATAAGCCAACTCAAGGCCTCGCAGCAGCAGATGATCCGCCTGAACGACACCCTTCCACGCCCTTCGAAGGTGGCTACACGGCACTTGGATTACTGGTTCAGAAAAAGCTTCCCCGCGATGGCGGACAAGGTGACCGTAAAAGAAATACTCGTGTGCCGGCTGCACGACGAACGCATTCCTCAACCTGCCCACACAACCGATGCATCGACGGTTAAACGGACAGTGCTCGAGACAGTTCCCCTCAATACACTTTTCTGGCGCGCCGTCGCCGGTAAGGTAAATGCGCGGGAATTCTTCATCGATCTGGCCAGCATCAACGTCGTCACCGATCAGGAAAACGTCACGGATATGCCGGCCACCTTGAATAGCCGTGACGCAAAGGAAGCAATCAAACGACTGATCAGCCTCATACCGGTGTCGTATGAACAACTGCTGACAGAGGCTCTGGATAAGTTCTGGGACAAACCGTCCGATTTCAGCCCGGACCGCAGCATTGACGACTGGCTGGCTCATGAATTCGGCAGGCAACTCAAGGCGCAAGCAGACCTCCATCGGCTGGACGCAATCCTGGGTCTGCCGATGCACAAAGCGCTGACGGAGCATGCGCTGTCGGCACTGGATGCCGCGTCTCGGGCCAAGATGGCGGAAAGTGTCCGGCCCGGGGTCTATAGCCTGAGTGTCACCCCCGAAGGGTGGTGGTCCAGTGTGCCGATGCCGGGCGCGGTTGCGCTGACACAGCATGACAATACCGACAATCCCGGAAGCGCGATCCTCTACAGCCCGGGTAATCCACTGCAAATGTACGCAAGCCTGGACGCACTCAAGACCAGTCTGATTGAAGATGCGGATAACGTCTGGGAGGAGGTGAATACCACCCCCATGGCCGAGGACTTCCTCGCTCGCCTGGTCACGGATCTGCGAACGGCGCAGAAAACAGCCGTGAGCGACGCGTTGCTGAACGGGCCGGGAGAAGGCGAAGAGATCAGCGCCTGGATAGCCAGGCTGGATGCCGCGACGGGTGTCAGGGACAGGCTGGACCTGGCCGGCGCCATGGACGAGCGCACGTTACGGCTGTATCAGAAAAGACTCGACGACTGGCTGCGCGGCAACCCGCACGTCACCGGCAATGATCGCGTGGCCTGGTGGAGGGCGGTGCAAGACCTGCAGATCACTATGCTGGATACGCCTCCACCGCCGGACCCGGTGACACTGGCCACCCTTGAAGCACTCCAAGACCGCACGCGCACATTGCTGGCCGGATTCATCAAGGACAGATACCCCCCGGTCGACCCGGACCAGGTGTCCCTGAGTATCCGCAAGCAGCTCATCGACCCGCACGCCCCGACAGGCGAGTCGCCGTTTGGCTCCGGGGTCGCGCTGGGCCAGGTGAAGGCGATAGTTGATGACCGCCGCTCCCTGACGGAATGGGCGATGTCCAACCTGACGCCGGACGAACGCAATGCGGCTCACACGACCGTCGAGGGGCCGTTGAGCTTCGCGCAAATAGTCGAAGTCATTGAGCGGGCAAACGTGGGTTCCCGGCTCCCGGCCGCGTTGCAGCTCGCCGCCCGGAAGCATCAGGCCGAATGGATGTCCTTGAAAGGGAAACAAATGCGCGCGCAGGCGTGGGCGGCCCATATCTCCGGTGACTTTACCCACGACAAGGACAACACCGGCCTGAACCTGGTGCTGGCAGCGCTGGGCAGTCCAGCGCCCGAGGGGCGCAGCAAGGTCAACGGGCATGAGGTGGTGGTTCGACAGATTCAGTGGGGCGACAGCGTGTTGAAAGAGATGCTGGTATTTGGGGTGAAGACATTCACCAGCCGGCCCTCACTGACGCTGTACACGCCAGGGGCGCCGGACGGCAAAGTCTTCAGGGACGTAGACGCCGGCAGCACCCGGGAGCTGGAATCAGCCTTGGTGCAGACGCTCACCGCCACACTGGAAATGACCCGTTGGCTGATTTCACAATTGCCTCTGATGGAACAGGCCGATCAACTTGCCAGCCTGGTGCCGGCGTCGGACAACCTGACGCTCGACGAGAAAATCAAGAAAGTCACGCAACCCACCTTCTCGTGGATAAAGCATCGCGTTAAGGACGATTTCGCCTCAAAAGTCGCGTCCCCGGCGGTCAAAGGCAACCTGCTCAAAGCCTTGCACGAAACGCAGATCACCCACGCGCTCAAGACGGCTGATGCGCTGACGGTGACAAACGCCGAGCGCGACAGCGCAGCGGCCCAGGAGGGGCGCAGGAACGGCGTCACGTTGCTGGCGGGCGCAATGGCCATGTTCTACGCGGGCCGCCTGGGCGGCGTGCTGGGACGTGCGATCCTGCCGGTGATGGCCGGGGGCGCCGGGGTGTCGGCAATACAAGACGAAGGCGGCAGCTTCAGCCAGTGGACCCGTGATTTCATCAGTGGGCTGGGCGAGGTCATGGCAGAGGCTGGGCAGGACTTGATCATGGCCCGCGCGACACGGCGCCGGGACAAGACCCGCCCGGAACTGTCTTCCCTGCCCCGCATGCCTGATCCGGAGCTGGGACCGTTCCTTCTGAAAGGCTTTGACGGCAAAGGGCTGATCCCCGAGGGTCGTAACCTGTACAGAGACACGGGCGGGCAAGGTTATTTGAAGCTGAGGAATGATTACTGCAAAACCGCGATACAAGCAGGCGAGCGGATTATCTATACGCCAAACAACCGTACTCATCAGCTGACAGTGACTTGGAAAAATGGTCGGTGGCAGATCGAAGAACCACAACGGCTGCGCGGTGGCGGAAACATACAGAGTCTATTCAGTCGGACCCCGGAAACCCCGCAACAGAAAACCTATAGCACATTGGTAGAGGGTGTTCTCGTCGACCACCACTGGCCTTCCCGGGAAGTGGTGAATACGGTAAAGAAGGTCATCCACTCGATGCCTGAAGAGCTGGCCGAGCGCATCCTGCGCGAGAGCATGAATGACATCGCCGTACACGACATAGACGCTTACCGCTTACGAATAAATCAGATAAACAAAGGACTCCACAACCAGGCGCAACATAAAAAGCCCCACGAAAGCCTGCTGTACAAATTCAACGTATGGCAGGCCGTCGACTACTGCACCCGAGACATCGACTCACAGGCAAGAGGGATCCAGCTCACCTCCGCTCAAAAAATAAAAATATTCGACATGACCCTGCCGCTCAAGAAGGAGCTTTTCGACAGCGAAGGCAACTTCAAGATGATGATGTCCTCCTTGCCAGACAACCTCACCGGCGCATTATTCATCACCATCATCCCTGAACAGGGAAAGAAAAAAGCCGCCATGACCAAAATCCAGAACGATATTCATGAGGTGGTCGAAGTTGCGGAAAAGCGTGTCTGGGAGGACCTGGGTGTCCTGTTTTCAGGAGAAGGTCCCGAGGTAGCGGCTGCCAGGGAAAACTATAAAACAAACCCTGCAAACTTCGCGGAGTACAAAAAGAAAAAGCTCGGCGCGTTCCGGGACGAGATGAAAAAAAGACACAAACCCGGGCTCCTGACGGAAATCCGCAACAACAAGATTCCTTACGTCATTGCCAACAAGGGCAAGTCGCAGCGAAAGACACTACTGGTCACCGGAGAGGACATTACTAACTTCACGAAAAATCTCTCGAACTACGACACGTTTGATATCGAGGTCGTGACCCAGGTGCCGACGAAGAAGGTCCCTGGCAAATCACCTACCACCAGCACTCCACCAGTACTGGCGGAAGCATCAACCGCAATAGACAAGTTTACGGTGAGTCTCAGTACTCTGGCTGAAACACAGATGTCCTATGACAACTTTCCCGAAGCGGCCCGAGCCAAGATCAACGAAATCATGGATGACATTCGAGCGGGCAGGGCCACGACAAAACGCATCAACAAATATTACTGGTACGACATGGCCCAGCTATCCCCCGGCAGCGGCAGAGGCGCATGGCGCGCCGCGTTCGAACGCAAGGGCGACACCTGGGTACTCCAGGGCTTTTATGATTACCACGCCAATAAACCTGCGACGGTGTGGGAGGGCTAA
- a CDS encoding excinuclease — translation MSLKKIAVTAALLLSTLPAISQARDTALFLPFDKVVAEAIRTGKIDGSVKFYLAGNKPAGNVTVVSPGAVTNKKTNAFNKSDEVACEWVLQSALISLHQAAKNAGANAVTNIVSFYKSNERKDPTTYECHAGAIMAGVALKGDLAKVQ, via the coding sequence ATGTCGTTGAAGAAAATCGCCGTAACCGCCGCTCTCTTGCTCAGCACCCTGCCAGCCATCAGCCAGGCTCGCGATACCGCGCTGTTCCTGCCGTTTGACAAAGTCGTCGCCGAAGCCATCCGCACCGGCAAAATCGACGGCAGCGTGAAGTTCTACCTGGCTGGCAACAAACCGGCTGGCAACGTCACCGTCGTCAGCCCGGGTGCCGTGACCAACAAGAAAACCAATGCCTTCAACAAATCCGATGAAGTGGCCTGCGAATGGGTGCTGCAATCGGCACTGATCAGCTTGCACCAGGCCGCCAAGAACGCCGGCGCCAATGCGGTCACCAACATCGTCAGCTTCTACAAGAGCAACGAACGCAAGGATCCGACCACCTACGAATGCCACGCCGGCGCGATCATGGCGGGCGTTGCGTTGAAAGGGGATTTGGCGAAGGTGCAATAA
- a CDS encoding beta-ketoacyl-ACP synthase, whose translation MKRVVVTGMAGITSIGSDWDTIAANFAANRSGIRRMDEWDRFTELNTRLAGPIDDFQVPAHWTRKQLRSMGRVSRLAVGAAEQALADAGLLGDESIKDGRMGVSCGSSTGSTDEIKAFGNMLLNSVAEGLNANSYVRMMPHTTAANISIFFGLTGRLIPTSSACTSGSHGIGYAYEAIKFGRLPLMLAGGAEELCPTEAMVFDALYATSLKNDAPQTSPRPYDKDRDGLVIGEGAGMLVLEELEHALARGAHIHAEIVGFGSNADGQHATRPELSTMRRAMELALEDAGLEPAAIGYVNGHGTATEQGDIAETLATSSLFGEHMPISSQKSFLGHTLGACGALESWFSIEMLNRDLYVHTFNLDEVDPQCGKLDYLRNEFRPMSNEYVMNNNFAFGGVNTSLIFRRWH comes from the coding sequence ATGAAGCGCGTCGTCGTCACCGGCATGGCCGGTATCACCTCCATCGGCAGCGACTGGGACACCATCGCCGCCAACTTCGCCGCCAACCGCAGCGGCATCCGGCGCATGGACGAATGGGACCGCTTCACCGAACTGAACACGCGCCTGGCAGGCCCCATCGACGACTTCCAGGTCCCGGCTCACTGGACGCGCAAGCAACTGCGCAGCATGGGCCGGGTCTCGCGCCTGGCGGTGGGCGCGGCGGAACAAGCCCTGGCCGACGCCGGCCTGCTGGGCGACGAGTCGATCAAGGACGGGCGCATGGGCGTGTCCTGCGGTTCGTCCACCGGCAGCACCGATGAGATCAAGGCCTTTGGCAACATGCTGCTCAACAGCGTGGCCGAAGGGCTGAACGCCAACTCCTATGTGCGGATGATGCCCCACACCACGGCGGCCAACATCAGCATCTTCTTCGGGCTGACCGGGCGCCTGATTCCCACCTCCAGCGCCTGCACCAGCGGCAGCCATGGCATCGGCTATGCCTACGAGGCAATCAAGTTCGGGCGCCTGCCGCTGATGCTGGCCGGTGGCGCCGAAGAGCTGTGCCCGACCGAAGCGATGGTCTTCGATGCGCTCTACGCCACCAGCCTGAAAAACGACGCCCCGCAAACCAGCCCGCGCCCCTACGACAAGGACCGCGATGGGCTGGTGATCGGCGAAGGCGCCGGCATGTTGGTACTCGAAGAGCTGGAACATGCGTTGGCGCGCGGCGCGCATATCCATGCCGAAATCGTCGGTTTTGGCAGCAACGCCGACGGCCAGCACGCCACCCGTCCCGAACTGAGCACCATGCGCCGGGCCATGGAACTGGCCCTGGAAGATGCCGGCCTCGAGCCTGCCGCCATCGGCTACGTCAACGGCCACGGCACCGCCACCGAACAAGGCGACATCGCCGAAACCCTGGCCACCAGCAGCCTGTTCGGCGAGCACATGCCCATCAGCTCGCAAAAGAGCTTTCTTGGCCATACCCTGGGCGCCTGTGGCGCGTTGGAATCCTGGTTCAGCATCGAAATGCTGAACCGCGACCTCTACGTGCACACCTTCAACCTCGACGAGGTTGATCCCCAATGCGGCAAGCTCGATTACCTGCGCAATGAGTTCAGGCCGATGAGCAACGAATACGTGATGAACAACAACTTCGCCTTTGGTGGGGTCAACACCTCGCTGATCTTCCGCCGCTGGCACTGA
- the fabG gene encoding 3-oxoacyl-ACP reductase FabG gives MTESVLVTGSSRGIGRAIALRLAQAGHDIVLHCRSGHAEAEAVQAQIQALGRNARVLQFDVSDRAACKAILEADVDTHGAYYGVVLNAGLTRDGAFPALSEDDWDTVMRTNLDGFYNVLHPVMMPMIRRRAAGRIVCITSVSGLIGNRGQVNYSASKAGLIGAAKALAIELGKRKITVNCVAPGLIDTAMLDENVPVEELMKMIPAQRMGTPEEVAGAVNFLMSAEAGYITRQVLAVNGGLC, from the coding sequence ATGACTGAATCCGTACTGGTCACCGGCTCCAGCCGTGGCATCGGCCGCGCTATCGCCCTGCGCCTGGCCCAGGCCGGGCACGACATCGTGCTGCATTGCCGCAGCGGCCACGCCGAGGCCGAAGCCGTGCAGGCCCAAATCCAGGCCCTGGGTCGCAATGCCCGGGTGCTGCAATTCGACGTGTCCGACCGCGCCGCCTGCAAAGCCATCCTTGAAGCCGATGTCGACACCCACGGCGCCTATTACGGCGTGGTGCTCAACGCCGGCCTGACCCGCGACGGCGCCTTCCCGGCGCTGAGCGAGGACGACTGGGACACGGTGATGCGCACCAACCTCGACGGTTTCTACAACGTGCTGCACCCGGTGATGATGCCGATGATTCGTCGTCGCGCCGCCGGGCGAATCGTCTGCATCACCTCGGTTTCCGGGCTGATCGGCAACCGCGGCCAAGTCAACTACAGTGCGTCGAAGGCCGGCTTGATCGGCGCGGCCAAGGCGTTGGCAATTGAGTTGGGCAAGCGCAAGATCACCGTCAATTGCGTCGCGCCTGGCCTGATCGACACCGCCATGCTCGATGAAAACGTGCCCGTGGAAGAACTGATGAAAATGATCCCCGCCCAGCGCATGGGCACCCCAGAAGAGGTGGCTGGCGCGGTGAATTTCCTGATGTCCGCCGAAGCGGGCTACATCACCCGACAGGTGCTGGCCGTCAATGGAGGCCTGTGCTGA
- a CDS encoding hotdog family protein yields the protein MIDWPLAELLPHAGDMILIDRILAFDDEQIHTCTTVKPGGLFNRDDGALPAWVGIELMAQSVAAFAGCHARRRGDAVELGFLLGTRKFECNVEYFPVGAELTIHGVRSLEDDNGMGVFECHIHAPGIHAMARLNVFRPPKGAHYLHEPSATGTPP from the coding sequence ATGATTGACTGGCCACTCGCCGAACTGCTGCCCCATGCCGGCGACATGATTCTGATCGACCGGATCCTGGCCTTCGATGACGAGCAGATCCATACCTGCACCACGGTCAAGCCTGGCGGTTTGTTCAACCGCGACGACGGCGCGCTGCCGGCCTGGGTTGGCATCGAGTTGATGGCCCAGAGCGTTGCAGCATTTGCCGGTTGCCATGCCCGCCGACGCGGCGATGCCGTGGAGCTGGGTTTCCTGCTCGGCACCCGCAAGTTCGAATGCAACGTCGAGTATTTCCCAGTCGGTGCCGAGCTGACCATCCACGGTGTGCGCTCCCTGGAAGACGACAACGGCATGGGCGTGTTCGAATGCCACATCCACGCCCCTGGCATCCATGCCATGGCCCGGCTGAACGTGTTCCGTCCGCCCAAGGGCGCCCATTACCTTCATGAACCGTCTGCAACAGGAACCCCGCCATGA